The DNA window TGACTCTGTGCAACCAATTCAATATATAAGTTTGGGTCGTAAATCCAATACTATTGCACATAAAAGAAAACCCGTCTTTCCTTGCGAAAAGACGGGTAAAATTGTCAAAGTATTGTTTTCAGTCAAGCCGATTTGCTTGCCGCCTTCTTGGCTGTCTTTTTGGGAGCGGTAGCGCTGGCTGCGGCTTCAGACTTGGCCTCTTTCTTGGTCTTTTTGACTTTGGGGTCAATCGGGGCAGGCTTTTCAATCATCAGTTCGATGATGGCCATATCGGAGCCGTCGCCTCGTCGCACACCGGCTTTAATTACACGGGTGTAGCCCGATGTTCTGTTGCCAAGTTTAGGAATTATTTCCTCATAGAAACGGGTGAAGGACTCGCGGGTGCGAAGCACCTGCGCGACCCGTCTTTTGGATGCGAGAGTGTCTTCCTTGCCGATTGTTATAAGGCGATCCATCACCGGCCGAAGGGCTTTCGCCTTGGTCTCGGTTGTCTTGATAATCCGATGAAGCAAAAGCGAAGCCGCCATATTGGAGAGCATAGCTTCGCGATGCGGCTTGGTTTTATTCAGTTTCCTGACTTTGTCTTGGTGTCGCATGATTGGTCTTCTACCTTACCTTTTTTGAGCTTCAAGGAAGGATGAGATGTCCATTCCAAACCCAAGATTCATATCTTCTAACAATGCGCCGATCTCGTTAAGTGACTTGCGGCCAAAGTTGCGGTACTTGAGCATTTCCGGTTCAGATTTTGTCACCAATTCGCCCAAGGTCTGAATATTGGCGGCGCGCAGACAGTTTGAGGAACGAACCGAGAGTTCAAGTTCTTCCACACGGGTCTTGAGAAGATTTCGCACGCGAAGGACTTCCTCATCTTCAGCCGGGGATTCTACGACCATGACTTCTTCGTCCAGATGGATAAACAGTTGCAAATGGTCTTTCATCAATTTGGCGGCGTAGCTGAGGGCGTCTTCTGGGGTAATAGCCCCGTTGGTGGTAATTTCCGTAATGAGGCGATCGTAGTCGGTCTTTTGACCGAGACGTGTGTTTTCAATCTGATAGCTGACTTTGGTGACTGGCGAGAAAAGGGAATCAATAAATATTGTTCCGACAGGAGCATCGGGGCGCTTATTCTGGTCGGCAATAAAATAACCGCGGCCAGCATCGACATCGATTTCCATATTGAAATCAATATCATCGGTTAACTCGCAGATAACCTGATCGGGATTCAAAATTTCAATTTCGGCATTGCTCTCGAACATACCGGCGGTGACTTTTCCTTTTTTCGTTGCATGGAGACGAAGCGTGCGCATTTCATCGGCATGAAGACGAAAAACCATTGTCTTCAAATTGAGCACAATATTGGTCACATCGTCGTAGACTCCCGGCACGGTGGAAAACTCGTGGAGATTTCCTCTGATGCGCATGGAGACAACCGCGGCTCCTTGAATCGACGACAGCAAAATGCGTCGCAGACAGTTTCCGAGTGTTACACCATAGCCGCGCTCCAGCGGTTCGACGGTGAATCGGGAAAAATTAGCATTAGCCGAGGAGTGGTCGCT is part of the Candidatus Zixiibacteriota bacterium genome and encodes:
- a CDS encoding DNA-directed RNA polymerase subunit alpha, whose product is MKWKPLTMPREVVSDHSSANANFSRFTVEPLERGYGVTLGNCLRRILLSSIQGAAVVSMRIRGNLHEFSTVPGVYDDVTNIVLNLKTMVFRLHADEMRTLRLHATKKGKVTAGMFESNAEIEILNPDQVICELTDDIDFNMEIDVDAGRGYFIADQNKRPDAPVGTIFIDSLFSPVTKVSYQIENTRLGQKTDYDRLITEITTNGAITPEDALSYAAKLMKDHLQLFIHLDEEVMVVESPAEDEEVLRVRNLLKTRVEELELSVRSSNCLRAANIQTLGELVTKSEPEMLKYRNFGRKSLNEIGALLEDMNLGFGMDISSFLEAQKR
- the rplQ gene encoding 50S ribosomal protein L17; this translates as MRHQDKVRKLNKTKPHREAMLSNMAASLLLHRIIKTTETKAKALRPVMDRLITIGKEDTLASKRRVAQVLRTRESFTRFYEEIIPKLGNRTSGYTRVIKAGVRRGDGSDMAIIELMIEKPAPIDPKVKKTKKEAKSEAAASATAPKKTAKKAASKSA